The DNA window GCGATCACAATATGTCCTCCTACTATCCCAGCGCGGCCAGTGTGAACATGCCCTATGCGACGGTTGAAGCCGGTGGCCAGCTGATTGTGGCCGATACCGCGAACTCGCGTCTGCTCGGCTGGGCAGACAGCGCCACCGGCATTGCGGCGAACCAGCTTTGTGGTCAGCCGGACTTCGCCAGCAAGGGCGACAATCGCTGGGGCATGCCCGAACGAGACAGCCTGTGCTGGCCCTATGGCCTGTCAGCGCTGGGTGATCTGGTGGCGGTTGCCGATAGCGGCAACAATCGCGTCCTTTTGTGGAATCTGGCGCGGTGACCGGCGAACGCCTTTTGGTACGCGGCCAGGTGCAGGGCGTAGGCTTCCGGCCCACTGTATGGCGGGTTGCACGCGAGCTTGAGCTAACCGGTGATGTGCGCAACACCAGCAGCGGGGTTGAAATTCGCCTTTGGGGCGAAGCGGTGTCGCGCTTTGAAAGCGAACTGCGCGCGGCGCTGCCTGCATTGGCGCGGATTGATGCGATAGAACGCGTGGCAATTGATGCTGTGCGGCCCGAGAGCTTCGTTATCGGTGCATCGGAAGGTGACGGCATGCGCGGGGCTGTAACGCCCGATGCGGCAATCTGCTCCGCCTGCCTTGAAGAAGTGCGCGATCCTTTCGAGCGTCGCTATCGCTACCCCTTTACCAATTGTACCGAATGCGGGCCGCGTTTCTCGATTATCGAGACCGGCCCCTATGATCGTGCCCGCACGACCATGAGAGGTTTCGCGATGTGCCCGGAATGCGGAGAGCAATATTCCGATCCGACAGACCGGCGCTTCCATGCCCAACCTATCGCGTGCCATGTTTGCGGACCGCGCGCATGGATCGAGCGCCTTGGCCCCGGTACTGTTAATCACGAAGCCTTTTCGATGATGGACGACGTGGATGCCGCAGGCGGCATGCTGATGAACGGGCATATCGTCGCCATCAAGGGGCTTGGCGGCTTTCATCTCGCCTGTGATGCCACCCGCGCGGAGGTGGTGGCCGATCTGCGTATGCGAAAACGGCGCAGGGGCAAGGCCTTTGCCCTGATGGCGCGCGATCTGGACGTTATCCGCCGTTATGCCGAATTCTCGGATCAGGAAGCCGAACTGCTGGCATCGCCTGAAGCGCCGATCGTGTTGCTGCGCGCATCGGGGGAGCCGCTGGCTGAAGCGGTGGCGCCGGGGCTGGACCGGATCGGCTTCATGCTGCCTCACACCCCGCTGCATCACCTGCTGTTGCGGCGGATGAAGCGCCCGGTGGTGATGACTTCGGGCAATCTCTCAGGCCGCCCGCAATGTACCTCTAACGAGCAGGCCCGTGCCGAACTGGAAGGCATTGCCGAATTTGCGCTGATGCACGACCGGCACATTGCCAACCGGATCGACGACAGCGTTACGCGGGTCGATCTGGGCCGGGTCCGGCTGCTGCGCCGCGCGCGCGGCTACGCCCCCAGAGCTATCGACTTGCCCACCGGCTTTCCGCGCGACCTCTCGCTGCTGGCCATGGGTGCGGAGCTCAAGAACAGCTTCTGTCTGGTGCGCGATGGCGAAGCTGTGCTGAGCCAGCACATGGGCGATCTGGAGGATGCGGCCACCGAAGATGATGTGCGCCGCAACCTCGATCTTTATACCCAGCTCTACGACCATCAGCCAGCGGCAATCGCGGTGGACGCGCATCCCGAATATCTTTCGACCAAGCATGGGCGCGAAATCGCGGATGGACGACCGGTGATCGCGGTACAGCATCACCACGCCCATATCGCCGCCTGTCTGGCCGAAAACGGCCGCTCGCTCGATGCCGCCCCTGCACTGGGAATTGCGCTTGACGGTCTGGGCCTGGGTGATGACGGCACGATCTGGGGCGGTGAGTTCCTGATCTGCGATTATCGCGGATACCGTCGTGCCGGGATGCTCAAGCCGGTCGCACTACCGGGTGGGACTGCGGCGATCCGCGAACCCTGGCGCAATGCCTATGCCCATTTGATGGCGCAGATGGGCTGGGCCGAATTCGCGATGAATTTCGCTGACCTGCCATTGTTTGCCCGCCTTTCCGCCATGCCGCGATCCACGATCGATGCGATGATCGCCAGCGGCACCAATAGCCCACTTTCTTCCTCATGCGGGCGGTTGTTCGATGCCGCAGCGGCGATCTGCGGTCTCGCCTGGGATCGGCAGGAATATGAAGGACAGGCAGCCATGTTGCTGGAAGCAGCAATCGATCCGGCGGCGCTGAATGAGCCGGACGATCTGGCCTATCCTTTTTCCATTCCGTTGCTGGGCGGGCGTGGGCTTCCCTATGTTGAACCGCTCGCCGTGTGGCGGGCGATGCTGGGTGACCTGCTGCTGAATACGCCGGTTGGGGTGATGTGCGCGCGGTTCCATCGCGGCCTCGCACGGTCTGTTGTGGCCATGGCGCAGCGCCTGACCGCAGACGATGGCCCTGATACTGTGGCCCTGTCTGGCGGCTGTTTCCAGAACGCCACGCTGTTCCGCCTGGTCCATGAAGGATTGGAACAGCTGGGGCTCAACGTCCTCAGCCACTCGAGAGTGCCCGCCAATGATGGCGGTCTGGCTTTGGGGCAGGCCGCTGTGGCCATGGCCCATTTGCACGAAGCGACCGCGGAAACCGAAAATGGGAGAGAAGTATGTGCTTAGGTATTCCGGGGCAGATCGTGGAGATCACCGATGCCGGGCGCAAGCTGGGCGTGGCCAATGTCTCCGGCGTGCGGC is part of the Sphingopyxis alaskensis RB2256 genome and encodes:
- the hypF gene encoding carbamoyltransferase HypF translates to MESGAVTGERLLVRGQVQGVGFRPTVWRVARELELTGDVRNTSSGVEIRLWGEAVSRFESELRAALPALARIDAIERVAIDAVRPESFVIGASEGDGMRGAVTPDAAICSACLEEVRDPFERRYRYPFTNCTECGPRFSIIETGPYDRARTTMRGFAMCPECGEQYSDPTDRRFHAQPIACHVCGPRAWIERLGPGTVNHEAFSMMDDVDAAGGMLMNGHIVAIKGLGGFHLACDATRAEVVADLRMRKRRRGKAFALMARDLDVIRRYAEFSDQEAELLASPEAPIVLLRASGEPLAEAVAPGLDRIGFMLPHTPLHHLLLRRMKRPVVMTSGNLSGRPQCTSNEQARAELEGIAEFALMHDRHIANRIDDSVTRVDLGRVRLLRRARGYAPRAIDLPTGFPRDLSLLAMGAELKNSFCLVRDGEAVLSQHMGDLEDAATEDDVRRNLDLYTQLYDHQPAAIAVDAHPEYLSTKHGREIADGRPVIAVQHHHAHIAACLAENGRSLDAAPALGIALDGLGLGDDGTIWGGEFLICDYRGYRRAGMLKPVALPGGTAAIREPWRNAYAHLMAQMGWAEFAMNFADLPLFARLSAMPRSTIDAMIASGTNSPLSSSCGRLFDAAAAICGLAWDRQEYEGQAAMLLEAAIDPAALNEPDDLAYPFSIPLLGGRGLPYVEPLAVWRAMLGDLLLNTPVGVMCARFHRGLARSVVAMAQRLTADDGPDTVALSGGCFQNATLFRLVHEGLEQLGLNVLSHSRVPANDGGLALGQAAVAMAHLHEATAETENGREVCA